A single Salmo salar unplaced genomic scaffold, Ssal_v3.1, whole genome shotgun sequence DNA region contains:
- the LOC123735053 gene encoding trace amine-associated receptor 6-like, with the protein MEEHKEVQYCFQDRNSSCRKALVSTSIYITLYIFFSLISAATVFLNILVIISISHFKQLHTPTNLLILSLAVSDLLVGLIVIPVMTVAIMEPCWGFGEYFCVFLLYISCLCTSLSLGSLVLISIDRYVAVCDPLLYHSKITITRVMCCISITWCCSIIYDATIIKDIVNVQAPSQCLDECFTGEGYIWGNIIDFIISMVVPCCIIITLYMKIFVVARSQARK; encoded by the coding sequence ATGGAGGAACATAAAGAGGTTCAATACTGTTTTCAAGACAGAAACTCTTCTTGCAGAAAGGCTTTGGTATCGACATCTATCTACATAACACTGTACATCTTCTTCTCATTGATTTCAGCAGCTACAGTATTTTTGAACATACTGGTGATCATCTCCATATCTCACTTCAAGCAGCTCCACACTCCAACCAACctgctcatcctctctctggctgtgtcAGATCTCCTGGTGGGACTGATTGTGATACCTGTAATGACTGTAGCAATAATGGAACCATGCTGGGGTTTTGGggaatatttctgtgtgtttcttcTCTACATTAGTTGTTTGTGTACTTCTTTATCTCTGGGCAGTTTGGTCTTGATATCTATTGACCGCTATGTTGCTGTGTGTGATCCCTTATTGTACCActctaaaataacaataacaagagtgatgtgttgtatatccattacctggtgttgttctatcaTATATGATGCTACTATTAtaaaagacattgtaaatgtaCAGGCACCCAGTCAGTGTTTGGATGAATGTTTTACTGGTGAAGGATATATTTGGGGCAATATAATTGACTTCATAATTTCAATGGTTGTCCCATGCTGTATTATTATAACACTTTATATGAAAATTTTTGTGGTGGCCAGATCACAGGCCAGAAAG